One Drosophila ananassae strain 14024-0371.13 chromosome XR, ASM1763931v2, whole genome shotgun sequence genomic window, GAACAGAAACTGATCTGCTCCAGCTGCTCCGCATCCAACTCGACCACTTCGCTAGGGGGCAGTCGTAAGTCCCATGCCTTTATCAAACGCCAGGAGTTCCTGCAGTGTCCCATTCGGGACATTTCCATGTCAGGCGGGGATCAGTTATTCGAAGATAGATCTCTGGAGTTGCTATCAGAGGAGGGCTATGAGCGGTGCTTCCAGTTCCTTGACAAGATCTTTCAATGAGAAAGGTTAGCTCTAACATATCATTACTATTCTAatatcctttttgtttttttttttatagatatCCTCCTCTTTCCACGCAGGAAGACTAGTTCGAACATAATATAATCACATTAAAAACATCAAGACTATTCAAAATTACGTGAAATGATGTCAAGGCCTAAAGAAATGAGAACATTTGTTAATTCTTGCAAGGATTTTATGGAGGTCCTTATGGAGAGAAACGATGTCAATTGAATAtacatttaataaaaaaatgattaGGAAAAGTGGGAAATCGATCGTTACTCTATTGCCTGAAAGGATTACTGCCTCCAGTGGCTGTTAAATTAATGATTCCACTGGTTAGGGGTGGTGGGATTACCCCTTAATCCCAGATATCCCTGGGAAGGGGTATCCACAACAAGCGGTAACTTGTTTCCATAATGAACCCCTACTACCTAGGATGGGGGAGTTCCACAGATACCAGATATCAGGTAGTAGCCTAGGGTCTCTTATCTCCTAGGGGTGATTGTGGCAGCTATACATATTATTACACTTCACAGGCCAGATAAGGATAACCCTTATTATGATATGTGATATATGGTACCTGGTactttttgatttaaattcaaaatagaCACACTCCAAATTATATCCCTAAACCACCAGAAGCCGAAAAGTAAATCCCTAATCATCCGATTTAGGTAGCTCATTCCGTCACTTCCCCTTTTGGCAATGTCCTTTTTTGCCAGGTAGGTGGAGAAACCCCTAATCCCTTTGTTTACATCTCTGGGATTGGCTGGCCAACATCCCGAAAAGAGGTAGGACCAGGTACTCCTCCATCCTCCTTTAATTTCGACACAAACAAGATCATAAAACCCAAAAAGGGGCTGTCCCAAGATCCGATCATTCATGACCAATAATACCTGGGAAGGACCTGCCTGGTGGGTATATAAATTGGACGATTCTCGGGGTAGGGACATCAGTACGCCCTGAGATTTCCACGAGAGCAGATCAACTTATAGACCAAGAAGAGCAAATATGGAACGAAGCCATCACTTGTATTTGCCGAAACTGAGCTACGCCCCGATGGGACACGTATACGGAGCCCCCTATTCGGAGCATCCGACGACAGGACACTCCAAGCCGGAACAGATCGAGGAGATGGTGGCCCAGCAACTGCACCACCTGAAGATGCACTACGCCGACGAGGAGCAGCGCTACGTGGACCAAATGATTCTCGAGAATCCCATCGTTGTGGAGCGAAGAGTTGCCCCTCCGCCACCGGCGCAGCCCGCTTCCGATCCGTCGCCCTCCACTTCCAGTGGCCACCGGGGTGGTGTGGCCCGTTCCTCCGCCGACAGCAAGGATGCCCAGCGCCAGAGAGCCGAATCCTGCCGCAAATCCCGCTACAACAACAAGATCAAGAAGGCCCGACTCCGATTCCGGCACAAGTTCGTCAGCGGACAGCTCCAGAAGAGCGCCGAGATGCTGGACACGATGCGGAGTGTGATCGCCCAGGCGGAGCGGCAGTTGGTGGAGCGAGGACTGCCCCGCTCTGTCCTCGAGCAGATGCGCAGGAGCCACGGCCTGGACGTGGCCATGCAG contains:
- the LOC6505016 gene encoding protein sisterless A, which produces MERSHHLYLPKLSYAPMGHVYGAPYSEHPTTGHSKPEQIEEMVAQQLHHLKMHYADEEQRYVDQMILENPIVVERRVAPPPPAQPASDPSPSTSSGHRGGVARSSADSKDAQRQRAESCRKSRYNNKIKKARLRFRHKFVSGQLQKSAEMLDTMRSVIAQAERQLVERGLPRSVLEQMRRSHGLDVAMQQ